GCGGCCAGTCAAGTCTTTCTTTTGTGacttttgtgtgtattttgaggtgatttattttttcaaacatttttttggATATAGCCCTGAGTAGCTGAAATTAGTTCATCAGACACCACTTGTGGTGACGGGACCATGTCTTGATGTGTCTGATACCCTCACAGGGCACCTTTTAGAAAATAGATGTCTCAGCTTTCCTCATTTAGAAGCAGTCAGGAGGGAAGCAGCACCATCTGGTGAGCAAACAGCTTTTCTATTCCATGCCTGCATATGTTTCTGAGTGGTGCAAATTTTCATGCTGTCTGAAATGAGATTACCAGTGAGGTTCCCTTATAAGAGTAGCATGGGATGACTGTTCATCTCCTGGACTATTACAATAGACTCTAATGGCAGAAAATTGTCTTCAGAATTGTCTCTCCAAATCACAGAGATAAAAATCAGCCCTAAAATGGGTAAATAAGCTGTACCCACAAAGAAGCAAGTTCTGTCAGTCAGAAAACTTAATCCAGCTCACTTCCAGGACTTCTGGTGAAGTTATTCTGGGTAACTTCAGCTaatcccattttttttccattttctttctaggATATACGGTACAAAATAAGTACTGCCATTCTGGGTTGCATGGTAGGAAAGTCTGTGTGATAAGGAACAGGTAATACGTTCTACAAGTGCTATCACCAAACCTATTACAGATAAATTGCTTAAAGGAACACTGTCCTCCAGGTGTTGGCATGCTCTTGTGTTACTGTCTGGTTCTATTGAAAGCTCTTCATGAAACCAACCTTTTCTTGAATGCCACAAATATATTGTAATTTTGTTACATAGACAAAGAGAATAGAAGAGATAAAGAGGTAAATGGATTTCCTTCTGTGGGTATTCAACAAGTCAGTATATATCTGGAATTAGGATTGAAGAGCTTTTCATTGCTACTGCAATGCTTATGAACAAAAGGTTTCTCTGGAAATTATATGGGTAAAGGTCTTAAAATAGGAAGCTTCCTGCAAAATTAGCCCCTTCAGATAGGAAATTCCTTAATAATGTTTTAGCACAGGTTCTcagctctttgctttttaataaattgtTCGCAAGTATGCTTGGTACAAAAATCCCTCAGTCACTAGAACCATGTGAGAATCTGCATCTCCTGCTTCATACTGAAAGGATCTCTGTTGTCAATTTATCACTGGGTGTTCACTTGCTAACCTAGAAGCTATAATACTATTAAATACAATAGTAAATATGAAGTTTGAAGTAATAAACTTCAATCATATTCTAAATTCCATTCTACATAATGCAAATTGTATTATAAAAGTGCCTTTATGTTTCAAAGAAGGACCTAATAGAGTGGGCCACTTGTAACTTTAAGTCTTAAATAACAAAGACCTCTATAAACTGCAGCTGTTGAGTCTTTTATAATCTTAAGACTTTAAAATCAACCATTATCAAGATTTTTATGAAAGCTGACTCATGAGTCTTGACTGTGTGTGATTGGCCAGTACTGAGTAATGGATGAGTCAGATTCAAATCGGATTTAATTATCTGTGAATTCAGAGCtgtaacaaaatgaaaataattccaTGAAATTTCATAGAGTAACCACAAAATGCAAACATGTCATAACTGTATAGAGGAAAAATATCAggataggaaaaaaacagaagtctgTAATGGATAATTTACAGAGCCTTTACAGCAAACCCGCGGTATATCCATTAGCCATAATTTTCAGGCCAGGTCAGTTCAATTCCATGTCTACTTTGCAttccaaataaacagaaattgcCAGTTCAATGTGTATATAGAAAAGTCCATCtatctgctgtgttttgtaatAACTAATAAATGTGATGAGATAGAGGACAGGTGGTAACttatgtttaaaatgaaatgtttcattctttAGTATTCATGTTATTCTTATTAAGTTGTGACTGCAGCTGAATAAATAGTTCATAGTGAGTAATCTACCCAGAGGCAGCTTCTGAATCTGCCTGAGTATATTGAAATAGATTAGGCTCTGATGCTGTTTTTTGGAAGCTGCTTTCTTGTCAAAGCCTGACTATTATATTGGCCTACTGATAGCAGTTTTAAATATTAAGAACTGGAGCTCTTATATTGAGTTACAAATAGCTAGATACATCAAAAGTATCATTTCAGTGTCAAAATCAGAGGAGGCTAAACTATAAAATTACTGCGCATGATAATGTAGTTACCAAGAACCCTTATGGTTCTTCCATTTGTCAGTAACACAGTAGGTGTTATTGCAGATAGGCCTGCTTCTTAGAAACACATACATCAAACATGTAAATGTTTGAATATTTGATTATAGCTCAAAGGTTTTGGTGGTGCTATTCAGGTCTAACTGTAACTGCGTATTCAACTACTAATACAAATTGCTCCCTTTGATGTTATGGAGAAAGCAGGGTCATGAGCTTCACTTTCTGAAGCCAGCCTCTCAAGCTGGATCATGCCAGAGCAGAAAAGGTGCAATTGATTTAATGGGTGTCTCCTAGCACAAGTTTTAGCAAATCTGGCTAATTATCTCCCCCAAATACTTTGCAACTCTCTCACCCTTTCTTTGCCCTAGATTCCACCTCAGAAATGAGGCCCACTGGGACATTCATATCTGCATTTCCAAGGTCTCTTTGTAAGAGCTTATACAGTGCAGTGTCCACTCTGCAAAGGAATGCAGCTTACCACAGCCATGAGTAACAGGTTGATAAATGTCTCGCCCTTTGACCAGTACAGCATCTGATAAAAATAAGGCCTTGGTTTTGTTAATGACATTTATTCCCTCTGCTATGCCGAAAATGAACCCACTCCAATGGTTTGGTCTGTTGATTAAGAGACAACACAATACGTCAGGTTCTTATTTAAACTGTTACatcattttaattcagaaagaaagaactATTCCTTAGAGACATAAGGCTTTATATTTGATTTGCTACTGAAAAACAACCACTGTCATTTGTCCTCTCTTGAAATAGGATGGCTTATCAATTAATCTGACCAAAAGTTTATTTAAAGATTTCCTTCATGCCTGTTTGCTCAAATTCTGTCTGTATGTGGCTATTGATTGCTGCCCACTTCCATGaacttcctctttctccttttactCACCAAACACCAAGACTTCTATGATGCACATCCTAGGAATCATCTTAGACCATTAGTGGCAAAAGCGCAGTGGTATCAAAACCCTCCAGTGATTAGCCATGTGTGTTTTCCGGCGGGATATGCTCTGTTCTCTGGCCTGCTGAGGGTGCTGTGTATTCAGCAAGTCCATGctgaattttgcttttgcaggTATTTAGGGTGAGGGTGGCAGAAAGAGTTGGTGGGCATTTGCCAGGAGGCCtgggaaaattaaaaacaaaaaaacctggcAAGAGTTGGAGAACATGGAAGCTGAGTGTGAAAGAAAGAGATTTCCTATTCAGTGGGGATGACAGGATAACTATTTCTACTTAATTAATTTACTTAGTAGTagcttctccttttttccaTAGGATTTTAATACAAGAAGATGAAGACCACATTCTACATAAGTTTGCTACTGGCAGGCCTTCATGCTGTTTCCCATGGCCAGCTCCCACCCAACCACCGCCATGGACATGATCCAAATGAACCTAAGCACCATATGCATCATGCAGGTGAAGCGATTGCTTGCCTCAAACTAGTTCCAAACAATGCtgactttgcatttcaattttttaaagAGATTATACTGGAGGTACCTaataagaacatttttttctcccctgtaaGCATCTCCACTGCATTTGCAATGCTGGCCCTAGGGGCTAGATCAACCACTCAGACTCAGATCCTGGAAGGACTCTCCTTCAACCTTACAGAGATTCAGGAGAAAGAGATACAAGAAGGCTTCCATAACCTCATCCACATGCTGAGCCATCCTGAGAGCAAAGTCCAGCTCAACATGGTGAATGCCATCTTTCTAACAGAGAAGCTGAAACCTCTAAAAAAGTTTTTAGATGATGCCAAGGCTCTTTATCAGCTGGAGGCTTTTACCACTGACTTTAACAatcccagggaagctgagaagcAAATCAATGATTATGTAGAGaggaaaacacatggaaaatttTCTAATTTGGTCAAGGACATGGATCCACAGACTGTAATGCTTCTAGgtagctttgttttctttaaaggtaAGTCCTTTAAGATTTGCATTCACATTATTCATTCTTATCAACAGATCTAATGTCAGCTACCTCATTTTAAAATGGGCCTGGGGAATATTTCCAATGTTCTTTGCTGGGCCAGAAGCGTCCCTAATGGTGTAGTGAAGAAGGCGGAGAGGTGCCAGGACCCCACTTGGCATGGGGAGGCAGCTGGGGACCACACAGTCTTGGTTCTCTTTGTGGCAGTCACAGGAGCTCTGCTTGAACCCATAGCCTTCCATGCAGCCTGAGCTGGCTTTCATAGATTTAGTTGTAACTCTGATTGCCCCACGTTCTTCTAATTTTCTGTAAAGGCACTGAGAACCATGCATGACCTAATCCTTTTAATGCCTTTCTTTAAAAGTATGCATGATTCAGTGGCCTAATTTACTACAtacttgggttttattcctatCAGAGTCCTTTATGTATACACACTAACCTACTAATAGATGGAAGAAACTAGTGATGAACAGTGGAGGACATTTTAAGGAACAAAGTAGAAACAAAGTGTATTTCTGATGTGGGTTAGATGATGTGCTCTTAAACCTGACATAACAGCACTCAGATATGAGTTTCTACATTAATTTTATCTACAAATTGAGGACTAtgattatcatagaatcatagaatcatagaatagttagggttggaaaggacctcaagatcatctagttccaacacccctgccatgggcagggacacctcacactaaaccatcccacacgaggcttcatccaacctggccttgaacactgccggggatggagtactcacaacccccctgggcaacccattccagtgtctcaccaccctaacaggaaagaatttcttccttatatccaatctaaacttcccctgtttaatttttaacccgttaccccttgtcctgtcactatagttcctgatgaagagtccctccccagcatccctatagggccccttcagatactggaaggctgctattaggtccccacgcagtcttctcttctccaggctgaacagccccaacttcctcagcctgtcttcatacgggaggtgctccagtcccctgatcatcctcgtggccctcctctggacttgttccagcagtaccatgtcctttttatgttgaagacaccagaacaatactccaggtgaggtctcacaagagcacagtagaggggcaggatcacatccttcgacctgctggtcacactccttttgatgcagcccaggatacggttggctttctgggctgcgagcgcacactgccggctcatgttcattttctcatcatgATTAAAGTCAATAGAAATGAAATGCATACAGTATGTGCATATACAGATGGTGTCAGGAAAGCCCTTAAATAACAGCTTACAGAAAGGGCACTTAGATCACCTGAATAGAAATGTAGTGATaggtattaaaataaatgcctAATTAGTTCATTACTggcatctgaaaaataaactgaaattggAATCTAGTGCACTCTTTTGACCAGGTTCTTGCCTTACTGtgatacacattttaaaacattatgttGAAGATTTTGAATTTAACAAATGGAGCAATAGGTGAATATTATTCCTAGTGATATAAAATTCAATTTATTGTGGCATGGGATATTCAGTTGCATTCTTCTTCTCTGTATCAGGCAACTGGGAAAAGTCTTTTAAACCAGAGCATACTGAAGAAAGGGAGTTCTTTGTGGATGCTGAAACTACTGTGAAAGTCCCCATGATGCACCAGACAGGAAGATTTGACTTCTATTTTGATGAGGATCTGTTATGCACTGTGGTACGGCTTCATTATAATGGGAGTGCTACTGCATTTCTGGTTCTGCcagcaaaaggcaaaatgaagcaGTTAGAACAAACTCTGGTCAAGGAAACCATCCAGGAATGGTCAGACCATCTCTTCAAGAGGTAATCTTCTGCCAGTCCGCTGCAGCAGCACCTAGATTTATAGtcctttttgggttttttgggagTGCAAACATTATGAACTTGCTGATTCTGGGAAATGAGTGGGTTATTTTTGGCTTGTGTACCCTATCTGTAAAAATCATGGAGCTGGTTGGTATTTAACTATTCTATTGTTGATGCCTGAGTGACTTGCTGTTCACCCCATCAGAGTGGAGACCATACTGATGAGCTCCCAGGAGTCCTGAGCAGCAAGCCTAGATTGATGTTTCTAAAATAGTCCATTGATCGAGTGGGAAGGTGGCAATTCTAAGCCAAATCTTCTATACTGAGGTTTCAGCTAATGTGCTTTACTTCTTATATGTCACTGGCACACTGTGACTTAGACATATGTCTAAACCTTAAATAAACCGTAACTTAAACACTTTGTAGTAATGCATGCATACATAATATGTCCTACACAAATATCTTCCTTACAAGAACCATTCCAGCACATAGTGTTTGTTAGAACAGGCTAGTGATTAATTGTGGCTGTCCTGATTTTCcggcattttggttttgaaactaAAAAAATCTAATGAGGTTTTGTTAGCTGCTACCATTGACACTAACATCAGCTAACATATTTTACAACCTTGTTTGTAAAGGTTTTGGGAAGGTTATCTTAGCACCAGTAGATGAGTAATATCAAATTAATATGTGCCTTATTTACCAAGCTGTGCCCTGATTCACAACTAATAAGGCAGTGCAGTTCACACCCATGATTCTTGATGCATCATTACAGTAATGCCAGCACagttaataaaaacataatgGGTAGCAAACTGGATATGAGCTAATAACATGAGGCctcaaatatgaaaaataaaaatgtataattCTCAGCTGCAAAATCAGGAAGATCTTTATCTGAATAAATTCCTGGTGCAAGTTCCTCCAAGATCAACATAGGAATGAGTTTTTTGAAAACCAAATGGCAATTTCAGTTCTGCTATTATGCTGGTGCCAGCACTAATACACTTTGTCCCATCATCTTCTAATGCACGGGGCAGTATCACATAAAGGCTACAGCAGTGCAGTTCGGATCCTGTATGTTTTGCTGTTCAACCCAGCATGTCTCTGGGCGAGACAGCAAAAGACTTCAGCTACCTAAAGGGTAATCACTGCAGCATGTGACTTGAAGGCTCTGAGGTCCCCTAGACAGTGCATGAAGAGAAATTCAACAGAAAGCATACTAAGCAGGAGCTGCCTACAGACACCTCCCAGTCAAAGGTAAACTTGATCATGGCCAGCCCATGGGAGGAAGATGACG
The Lathamus discolor isolate bLatDis1 chromosome 6, bLatDis1.hap1, whole genome shotgun sequence DNA segment above includes these coding regions:
- the LOC136016498 gene encoding alpha-1-antiproteinase 2-like isoform X1 codes for the protein MKTTFYISLLLAGLHAVSHGQLPPNHRHGHDPNEPKHHMHHAGEAIACLKLVPNNADFAFQFFKEIILEVPNKNIFFSPVSISTAFAMLALGARSTTQTQILEGLSFNLTEIQEKEIQEGFHNLIHMLSHPESKVQLNMVNAIFLTEKLKPLKKFLDDAKALYQLEAFTTDFNNPREAEKQINDYVERKTHGKFSNLVKDMDPQTVMLLGSFVFFKGNWEKSFKPEHTEEREFFVDAETTVKVPMMHQTGRFDFYFDEDLLCTVVRLHYNGSATAFLVLPAKGKMKQLEQTLVKETIQEWSDHLFKRLLSLYFPKFSISGSYEITNMLRKMGIVDVFTDQADLSGITGTPDLKVSKVVHKASLDVDERGTEAAAATAAEIMTMSLPPAIEFNRPFLMLIFDRDTNSTLFIGKIVNPAIIN
- the LOC136016498 gene encoding alpha-1-antiproteinase 2-like isoform X2, producing the protein MKTTFYISLLLAGLHAVSHGQLPPNHRHGHDPNEPKHHMHHAEIQEKEIQEGFHNLIHMLSHPESKVQLNMVNAIFLTEKLKPLKKFLDDAKALYQLEAFTTDFNNPREAEKQINDYVERKTHGKFSNLVKDMDPQTVMLLGSFVFFKGNWEKSFKPEHTEEREFFVDAETTVKVPMMHQTGRFDFYFDEDLLCTVVRLHYNGSATAFLVLPAKGKMKQLEQTLVKETIQEWSDHLFKRLLSLYFPKFSISGSYEITNMLRKMGIVDVFTDQADLSGITGTPDLKVSKVVHKASLDVDERGTEAAAATAAEIMTMSLPPAIEFNRPFLMLIFDRDTNSTLFIGKIVNPAIIN